In Sus scrofa isolate TJ Tabasco breed Duroc chromosome 11, Sscrofa11.1, whole genome shotgun sequence, the following proteins share a genomic window:
- the ZIC2 gene encoding zinc finger protein ZIC 2 isoform X1, producing the protein MLLDAGPQFPAIGVSSFARHHHHSAAAAAAAAAEMQDRELSLAAAQNGFVDSAAAHMGAFKLNPGAHELSPGQSSAFTSQGPGAYPGSAAAAAAAAALGPHAAHVGSYSGPPFNSTRDFLFRSRGFGDSAPGGGQHGLFGPGAGGLHHAHSDAQGHLLFPGLPEQHGPHSSQNVLNGQMRLGLPGEVFGRSEQYRQVASPRTDPYSAAQLHNQYGPMNMNMGMNMAAAAAHHHHHHHHPGAFFRYMRQQCIKQELICKWIDPEQLSNPKKSCNKTFSTMHELVTHVSVEHVGGPEQSNHVCFWEECPREGKPFKAKYKLVNHIRVHTGEKPFPCPFPGCGKVFARSENLKIHKRTHTGEKPFQCEFEGCDRRFANSSDRKKHMHVHTSDKPYLCKMCDKSYTHPSSLRKHMKVHESSPQGSESSPAASSGYESSTPPGLVSPSAEPQSSSNLSPAAAAAAAAAAAAAAAAAVSAVHRGGGSSGGGAGGGSGGGSGGGGGGGAGGGGGGGSGGGSGTAGGHSSLSSNFNEWYV; encoded by the exons ATGCTCCTGGACGCGGGGCCGCAGTTCCCGGCCATCGGGGTGAGCAGCTTCGCGCGCCACCATCACCACTCGGccgcggcggcggcagcggcggccgcCGAGATGCAGGACCGCGAACTGAGCCTGGCGGCGGCGCAGAACGGCTTCGTGGACTCTGCGGCCGCGCACATGGGCGCCTTCAAGCTCAACCCGGGCGCGCACGAGCTGTCCCCGGGCCAGAGCTCGGCGTTCACGTCTCAGGGCCCCGGAGCCTATCCTGGGTCCGCCGCggccgccgctgccgctgccgctctCGGGCCCCATGCCGCGCATGTCGGCTCCTACTCTGGGCCGCCCTTCAACTCTACCCGGGACTTCCTGTTCCGCAGCCGCGGCTTCGGCGATTCGGCGCCGGGCGGCGGGCAGCATGGGCTCTTCGGGCCGGGAGCGGGCGGCCTGCACCATGCGCACTCGGATGCGCAGGGCCATCTCCTCTTCCCCGGCCTCCCGGAGCAGCACGGGCCGCACAGCTCGCAGAATGTGCTCAACGGGCAGATGCGCCTTGGGCTGCCGGGCGAGGTGTTCGGGCGCTCGGAGCAGTACCGCCAGGTGGCCAGCCCGCGGACCGACCCCTACTCGGCGGCGCAGCTCCACAACCAATACGGCCCCATGAATATGAACATGGGTATGAACATGGCAGCGGCCGcggcccaccaccaccaccaccatcaccaccccgGTGCCTTTTTCCGCTACATGCGGCAGCAGTGCATCAAGCAGGAGCTCATCTGCAAGTGGATCGATCCCGAGCAGCTGAGCAACCCCAAGAAGAGCTGCAACAAAACTTTCAGCACCATGCACGAGCTGGTGACCCACGTCTCCGTGGAGCACGTTGGCGGCCCGGAGCAGAGCAACCACGTCTGCTTCTGGGAGGAGTGTCCCCGCGAGGGCAAGCCCTTCAAGGCCAAATACAAACTGGTCAACCACATCCGTGTGCACACAGGCGAGAAAcccttcccctgccccttcccGGGCTGCGGCAAGGTCTTCGCGCGCTCCGAGAACCTCAAGATCCACAAAAGGACCCACACAG GGGAGAAGCCGTTCCAGTGTGAGTTCGAGGGCTGCGACCGGCGCTTCGCCAACAGCAGCGACAGGAAGAAGCATATGCACGTCCACACCTCCGATAAGCCCTATCTGTGCAAGATGTGCGACAAGTCCTACACGCACCCCAGCTCGCTGCGGAAACACATGAAG GTCCATGAGTCCTCCCCGCAGGGCTCCGAGTCCTCCCCGGCCGCCAGCTCCGGCTACGAGTCGTCCACGCCCCCGGGGCTGGTGTCCCCCAGCGCCGAGCCCCAGAGCAGCTCCAACCTTTCcccggcggcagcggcggcggcggcggcggcggcagcagcggcggcagcggcggcggtgTCCGCGGTGCATCGGGGCGGAGGCTCGAGtggcggcggcgcgggcggcggcTCCGGTGGAGgcagcggcggcgggggcggcggcggggcgggcggcgggggcggcggcggctctGGCGGGGGCAGCGGGACGGCCGGGGGCCACAGCAGCCTCTCCTCCAACTTCAATGAATGGTACGTGTGA
- the ZIC2 gene encoding zinc finger protein ZIC 2 isoform X2, whose translation MLLDAGPQFPAIGVSSFARHHHHSAAAAAAAAAEMQDRELSLAAAQNGFVDSAAAHMGAFKLNPGAHELSPGQSSAFTSQGPGAYPGSAAAAAAAAALGPHAAHVGSYSGPPFNSTRDFLFRSRGFGDSAPGGGQHGLFGPGAGGLHHAHSDAQGHLLFPGLPEQHGPHSSQNVLNGQMRLGLPGEVFGRSEQYRQVASPRTDPYSAAQLHNQYGPMNMNMGMNMAAAAAHHHHHHHHPGAFFRYMRQQCIKQELICKWIDPEQLSNPKKSCNKTFSTMHELVTHVSVEHVGGPEQSNHVCFWEECPREGKPFKAKYKLVNHIRVHTGEKPFPCPFPGCGKVFARSENLKIHKRTHTGEKPFQCEFEGCDRRFANSSDRKKHMHVHTSDKPYLCKMCDKSYTHPSSLRKHMKSPLVSPPGFCLAGP comes from the exons ATGCTCCTGGACGCGGGGCCGCAGTTCCCGGCCATCGGGGTGAGCAGCTTCGCGCGCCACCATCACCACTCGGccgcggcggcggcagcggcggccgcCGAGATGCAGGACCGCGAACTGAGCCTGGCGGCGGCGCAGAACGGCTTCGTGGACTCTGCGGCCGCGCACATGGGCGCCTTCAAGCTCAACCCGGGCGCGCACGAGCTGTCCCCGGGCCAGAGCTCGGCGTTCACGTCTCAGGGCCCCGGAGCCTATCCTGGGTCCGCCGCggccgccgctgccgctgccgctctCGGGCCCCATGCCGCGCATGTCGGCTCCTACTCTGGGCCGCCCTTCAACTCTACCCGGGACTTCCTGTTCCGCAGCCGCGGCTTCGGCGATTCGGCGCCGGGCGGCGGGCAGCATGGGCTCTTCGGGCCGGGAGCGGGCGGCCTGCACCATGCGCACTCGGATGCGCAGGGCCATCTCCTCTTCCCCGGCCTCCCGGAGCAGCACGGGCCGCACAGCTCGCAGAATGTGCTCAACGGGCAGATGCGCCTTGGGCTGCCGGGCGAGGTGTTCGGGCGCTCGGAGCAGTACCGCCAGGTGGCCAGCCCGCGGACCGACCCCTACTCGGCGGCGCAGCTCCACAACCAATACGGCCCCATGAATATGAACATGGGTATGAACATGGCAGCGGCCGcggcccaccaccaccaccaccatcaccaccccgGTGCCTTTTTCCGCTACATGCGGCAGCAGTGCATCAAGCAGGAGCTCATCTGCAAGTGGATCGATCCCGAGCAGCTGAGCAACCCCAAGAAGAGCTGCAACAAAACTTTCAGCACCATGCACGAGCTGGTGACCCACGTCTCCGTGGAGCACGTTGGCGGCCCGGAGCAGAGCAACCACGTCTGCTTCTGGGAGGAGTGTCCCCGCGAGGGCAAGCCCTTCAAGGCCAAATACAAACTGGTCAACCACATCCGTGTGCACACAGGCGAGAAAcccttcccctgccccttcccGGGCTGCGGCAAGGTCTTCGCGCGCTCCGAGAACCTCAAGATCCACAAAAGGACCCACACAG GGGAGAAGCCGTTCCAGTGTGAGTTCGAGGGCTGCGACCGGCGCTTCGCCAACAGCAGCGACAGGAAGAAGCATATGCACGTCCACACCTCCGATAAGCCCTATCTGTGCAAGATGTGCGACAAGTCCTACACGCACCCCAGCTCGCTGCGGAAACACATGAAG TCCCCTTTGGTCTCCCCTCCCGGCTTTTGTCTTGCAGGTCCATGA